The following are encoded in a window of Aromatoleum petrolei genomic DNA:
- the dnaK gene encoding molecular chaperone DnaK: MGKIIGIDLGTTNSCVSVMEGGKPKVIENSEGARTTPSIVAYADDGEILVGAPAKRQAVTNARNTLFAVKRLIGRRFEEKEVQKDIDLMPFTIAKADNGDAWVEVRGKKIAPPQVSAEVLRKMKKTAEDYLGEEVTEAVITVPAYFNDSQRQATKDAGRIAGLEVKRIINEPTAAALAFGMDKKPGDSKIAVYDLGGGTFDISIIEIADIDGEHQFEVLATNGDTFLGGEDFDQRLIDYIVTEFKKEQGVDLKNDVLALQRLKEAAEKAKIELSSSQQTEVNLPYITADATGPKHLAIKITRAKFESLVDDLVERTIEPCRIALKDAGVKVADIDDVILVGGMTRMPKVQEKVKEFFAKEPRKDVNPDEAVAVGASIQGGVLQGEVKDVLLLDVTPLSLGIETLGGVMTKLIQKNTTIPTKASQVFSTADDNQSAVTIHVLQGEREMASGNKSLGQFNLSDIPPAPRGMPQIEVTFDIDANGILHVSAKDKATGKENKIKIQANSGLSDDEIQRMVQDAAAHAEEDKKAHELVDARNQCDALVHSVKKSLTEYGDKIDADEKAKIEAAIKDAEESLKSNDKATIEGKTQALAMASQKLGEQMYAQAQGAEAGAAGAAGGSSGGSKAADADVVDAEFTEVKDKK, translated from the coding sequence ATGGGCAAGATCATCGGCATCGACCTGGGCACCACCAACAGCTGCGTTTCCGTGATGGAAGGCGGCAAACCCAAGGTCATCGAGAACTCCGAAGGGGCACGCACGACGCCCTCGATCGTTGCATATGCGGACGACGGCGAGATCCTCGTCGGCGCACCGGCCAAGCGCCAAGCCGTCACGAATGCGCGGAATACCCTGTTCGCGGTGAAGCGCCTCATCGGCCGCCGCTTCGAGGAAAAGGAAGTGCAGAAGGACATCGACCTGATGCCCTTCACGATCGCCAAAGCCGACAACGGCGACGCGTGGGTCGAAGTGCGCGGCAAGAAGATCGCTCCGCCGCAGGTTTCGGCCGAAGTGCTGCGCAAGATGAAGAAGACCGCCGAGGACTACCTCGGCGAAGAAGTCACCGAAGCCGTCATCACCGTTCCGGCCTACTTCAACGACAGCCAGCGCCAGGCGACCAAGGACGCCGGCCGCATCGCCGGCCTCGAGGTCAAGCGCATCATCAACGAACCGACGGCGGCGGCGCTTGCCTTCGGCATGGACAAGAAGCCGGGCGACTCCAAGATCGCCGTGTATGACCTTGGCGGCGGCACCTTCGACATCTCGATCATCGAGATCGCCGACATCGATGGCGAACACCAGTTCGAAGTGCTGGCGACCAATGGCGATACCTTCCTCGGCGGCGAGGACTTCGACCAGCGCCTGATCGACTACATCGTCACGGAATTCAAGAAGGAACAAGGCGTCGACCTGAAGAACGACGTGCTCGCGCTGCAGCGCCTGAAGGAAGCCGCCGAGAAGGCCAAGATCGAGCTCTCCTCCTCGCAACAGACCGAGGTAAACCTGCCCTACATCACGGCCGACGCCACCGGTCCGAAGCACCTCGCGATCAAGATCACGCGGGCGAAGTTCGAATCGCTGGTGGATGACCTCGTCGAGCGCACGATCGAGCCGTGCCGCATCGCCCTCAAGGATGCCGGCGTGAAGGTCGCCGACATCGACGACGTGATCCTTGTCGGCGGCATGACGCGCATGCCTAAGGTGCAGGAGAAGGTCAAGGAGTTCTTCGCCAAGGAGCCGCGCAAGGACGTGAACCCGGACGAAGCCGTTGCGGTCGGCGCCTCGATCCAGGGCGGTGTGCTCCAGGGCGAAGTCAAGGATGTGTTGTTGCTCGATGTCACCCCGCTGTCGCTGGGCATCGAGACCCTCGGCGGCGTCATGACCAAGCTCATCCAGAAGAACACCACAATCCCGACCAAGGCTTCGCAGGTCTTCTCGACGGCCGACGACAACCAGAGCGCAGTGACGATCCACGTGCTGCAGGGCGAACGCGAGATGGCGTCCGGCAACAAGAGCCTGGGCCAGTTCAACTTGTCCGACATCCCGCCGGCACCGCGCGGCATGCCCCAGATCGAAGTCACCTTTGACATCGACGCGAACGGCATCCTGCACGTCTCGGCCAAGGACAAGGCCACCGGCAAGGAGAACAAGATCAAGATCCAGGCCAACTCGGGCCTCTCGGACGACGAGATCCAGCGCATGGTGCAGGACGCCGCCGCGCACGCGGAAGAGGACAAGAAGGCACACGAACTGGTCGACGCCCGCAACCAGTGCGACGCGCTGGTGCATTCGGTGAAAAAGTCGCTCACCGAGTACGGCGACAAGATCGATGCCGACGAGAAGGCCAAGATCGAAGCCGCGATCAAGGACGCCGAAGAGTCGCTGAAGAGCAACGACAAGGCGACGATCGAGGGCAAGACCCAGGCCCTCGCGATGGCCAGCCAGAAGCTCGGCGAACAGATGTATGCCCAGGCCCAAGGCGCCGAAGCTGGCGCCGCAGGTGCTGCCGGCGGTTCGTCGGGGGGCTCGAAGGCGGCCGATGCCGACGTCGTGGACGCCGAGTTCACCGAAGTCAAAGACAAGAAGTGA
- the grpE gene encoding nucleotide exchange factor GrpE — protein sequence MQDNKPSAEVPEELLQAPTGQSGDAPRGEAADERAGDSMPSLEESLRQAELKAAEHHDAWLRAKAEAENIRRRAQEDIAKASKFAAEKFANAMLPVKDSLEAAVATENQTIESLREGVELTLKQLASAFQSAGVTEENPVGSKFDPNRHQAIAMVEAEGEANTVVNVLQKGYLLHERVLRPAMVTVCKGKSA from the coding sequence ATGCAGGATAACAAGCCCTCCGCCGAGGTCCCCGAAGAGCTGCTGCAGGCCCCCACTGGACAATCCGGCGACGCCCCGCGAGGCGAAGCGGCCGATGAACGCGCGGGCGACTCGATGCCCAGCCTGGAGGAATCGTTGCGGCAGGCGGAACTGAAGGCCGCCGAGCATCACGATGCCTGGCTGCGCGCGAAGGCCGAGGCCGAAAACATCCGTCGACGCGCACAGGAAGACATTGCAAAGGCTTCGAAATTCGCGGCGGAGAAATTCGCGAATGCGATGCTGCCGGTCAAGGACAGCCTCGAAGCCGCCGTGGCGACCGAGAATCAGACCATCGAAAGCCTGCGCGAAGGAGTCGAACTGACCCTGAAGCAGCTCGCATCGGCGTTCCAGTCCGCCGGCGTGACCGAGGAAAACCCGGTAGGCAGCAAGTTCGACCCCAACCGCCACCAGGCCATCGCGATGGTCGAGGCGGAAGGTGAGGCAAACACCGTAGTGAACGTACTGCAGAAGGGCTACCTGCTGCATGAGCGCGTGCTGCGTCCTGCCATGGTGACCGTTTGCAAGGGCAAGAGCGCCTGA
- a CDS encoding serine/threonine protein kinase, protein MSEMPLTIGKYRIVKEVGRGATAVVYMAESADWPVPVALKLIRFSDKSKDESKWNRRLLKLLKAERAVSTRLDHPHIIHVHDVVIEAEQAYVVMEYFQGESLERYCSFERMLPVHRAIGIVFKCCMALDYAYRQGIVHRDIKPANILVDDQDNVKITDFGLALNISKKVESDSTFIMGVGSPAYMSPEQIKGYQLNQKTDLYSLGVVLFNLLTGRLPFRASNPAQLIYKIINADPPRVSQLNPELPEQMDAVIRKALEKDLYSRYKNGAEFAKDLSAVRYQLVDDTYVPPDTSRFSQLRKLVCFTEFDDIELWEVLRISAWRVVDCGTALIREGDADQRFGVVVEGEIEVSVEGRRVSRVGAGEVFGEIAWLDSTRHRHMTTVTSVSPTTYLEVNPSALALATDELRELFRTMLATIAVRRLGEALRELSVDGEPATASKFTASGLDLQLVED, encoded by the coding sequence ATGAGCGAGATGCCGCTGACAATCGGGAAGTACCGCATCGTGAAGGAGGTGGGGCGCGGTGCGACGGCGGTCGTCTATATGGCGGAGTCCGCCGATTGGCCGGTGCCCGTCGCCCTCAAGCTGATTCGATTCAGCGACAAGTCTAAGGACGAGTCGAAGTGGAACCGGCGCCTACTGAAGCTCCTCAAGGCGGAAAGGGCCGTCTCGACGCGTCTGGATCATCCGCACATCATCCACGTGCATGACGTCGTGATCGAGGCCGAACAGGCCTACGTGGTCATGGAGTATTTTCAAGGCGAATCGCTTGAGCGCTATTGCAGCTTCGAGCGCATGCTGCCGGTTCACCGGGCGATCGGGATCGTGTTCAAGTGCTGCATGGCGCTCGATTACGCCTATCGCCAAGGTATCGTCCATCGTGACATCAAGCCTGCGAACATCCTCGTCGACGACCAGGACAACGTGAAGATCACCGACTTCGGCCTTGCGTTGAACATAAGCAAGAAGGTGGAGTCGGACTCGACCTTCATCATGGGGGTCGGGTCCCCCGCCTACATGAGCCCGGAGCAGATCAAGGGCTATCAGCTCAACCAGAAGACGGATCTTTATTCGCTCGGGGTCGTACTGTTCAATCTGCTCACCGGACGCCTGCCGTTCCGGGCGAGCAATCCGGCCCAGCTGATCTACAAGATCATCAATGCGGATCCACCGCGCGTCTCGCAACTCAATCCAGAACTGCCCGAGCAGATGGATGCGGTGATCCGCAAGGCGCTCGAAAAGGATCTGTATTCGCGCTACAAGAATGGTGCCGAGTTCGCGAAGGATCTGTCGGCGGTGCGCTACCAGCTGGTGGACGACACCTACGTGCCGCCCGATACCAGCCGTTTTTCGCAGTTGCGCAAGCTGGTTTGCTTCACGGAGTTCGACGACATCGAGCTGTGGGAGGTGCTGCGCATTTCGGCGTGGCGTGTCGTCGACTGCGGGACGGCATTGATTCGCGAGGGGGACGCGGACCAGCGTTTCGGCGTTGTCGTCGAGGGCGAGATCGAGGTGTCGGTTGAAGGGCGGCGCGTGAGCCGGGTCGGTGCGGGCGAGGTGTTCGGCGAGATCGCGTGGCTCGACAGCACTCGGCACCGGCACATGACGACCGTGACCTCGGTAAGCCCGACGACCTATCTCGAGGTCAATCCTTCAGCGCTGGCTCTCGCGACGGACGAACTGCGCGAGCTGTTCCGGACCATGCTGGCGACGATTGCCGTCCGTCGTCTCGGCGAGGCGCTGCGCGAGCTCTCGGTCGACGGCGAGCCGGCCACGGCGAGCAAGTTCACAGCCTCCGGGCTCGACCTGCAACTCGTAGAGGACTGA
- the hemH gene encoding ferrochelatase, producing MARYWPEPAWTHGTPARTGVLLVNLGSPAAPTTAAVRPYLKQFLSDPRVVEIPAPVWWPILNGIILNTRPRKSAAKYATIWMDEGSPLTVHTERQTKLLAGYLGHSGITGLQVEWAMRYGSPSVPEMLNRMKADGCDRILIVPMYPQYAASTTASVLDEVADCLAHWRNQPEIRYVRNFHDHPGYIAALAQSVRDHWMKNGESDKLVMSFHGIPRRSLDLGDPYHCECHVTARLLARELGLADSRWQLTFQSRFGKAEWLKPYTQPTLESLARQGTARVDVMCPGFPADCLETLEEIAMECRHAFLSCGGQEFHYIHCLNERDDWITALRDIVQDNLGNWLTRPSVEPQELAASAQRARVAGATC from the coding sequence ATGGCCCGTTACTGGCCCGAACCCGCCTGGACGCATGGCACACCTGCACGCACCGGCGTCTTGCTCGTCAATCTGGGCTCACCCGCGGCCCCTACGACCGCAGCCGTTCGCCCATACCTGAAGCAATTCCTGTCCGACCCGCGAGTGGTCGAGATACCGGCGCCGGTATGGTGGCCGATCCTCAACGGCATCATCCTGAACACGCGCCCGCGGAAGTCGGCCGCGAAGTACGCGACGATCTGGATGGACGAAGGCTCACCGCTGACGGTGCATACGGAACGTCAGACGAAGCTGCTTGCGGGCTACCTCGGCCACTCGGGCATCACCGGGCTGCAGGTCGAGTGGGCAATGCGCTACGGTTCGCCATCCGTGCCCGAGATGCTCAACCGCATGAAGGCAGACGGCTGCGATCGCATCCTGATCGTGCCGATGTATCCCCAATATGCCGCAAGCACGACTGCGAGCGTGCTCGACGAAGTCGCGGATTGCCTTGCACACTGGCGCAACCAGCCCGAGATCCGCTACGTGCGCAATTTTCACGACCACCCTGGCTATATCGCGGCACTCGCCCAGAGCGTGCGCGACCACTGGATGAAGAACGGTGAAAGCGACAAGCTGGTGATGAGCTTCCATGGCATCCCGCGGCGATCGCTCGATCTCGGCGACCCCTATCATTGCGAATGCCATGTGACGGCGCGCCTTCTCGCGCGAGAGCTCGGGCTGGCGGATAGCCGCTGGCAGCTGACCTTCCAGTCGCGCTTCGGCAAGGCAGAATGGCTGAAGCCCTATACCCAGCCAACGCTCGAATCCCTAGCGCGCCAAGGCACGGCGCGGGTGGACGTGATGTGCCCGGGTTTTCCGGCAGACTGCCTGGAAACCCTGGAGGAAATCGCGATGGAATGCCGCCATGCGTTCCTTTCCTGCGGCGGGCAGGAATTCCATTACATACACTGCCTGAACGAACGTGACGACTGGATCACTGCGCTGCGGGACATCGTGCAGGACAACCTCGGCAACTGGCTGACCCGTCCTTCAGTCGAGCCGCAGGAACTCGCCGCCAGCGCTCAACGCGCACGCGTTGCCGGCGCCACGTGCTGA
- the hrcA gene encoding heat-inducible transcriptional repressor HrcA has translation MKSLDPRSQILLKTLIERYIVEGQPVGSRALSRYSGLELSPATVRNVMSDLEEMGFIASPHTSAGRIPTALGYRFFVDSLLTVQPLEQAQLRELKGQLQPDQPQRLISSASHLLSELTQFAGVVISPRRDLIKIRQIEFISLSENRILLIIVTTAGDVQNRIIHTRRSYSPSELVEAANYLTEHCAGLGFDDIRTRIQAELKQLRSDMSELMNAAVETGSAAVQDDSSRYVLSGETNLLDIEDLSSNMARLRELFKLFEQKTGLIQLLDLSNRAQGVQIFIGDESGLSQLDGCSVVTAGYEVNGRIVGSVGVIGPTRMAYDRVIPIVDITARLLSNALSNAN, from the coding sequence ATGAAATCGCTCGACCCGCGCTCCCAGATCCTGCTCAAGACCCTCATCGAACGCTACATCGTCGAAGGGCAGCCGGTGGGCTCGCGCGCCTTGTCGCGATACTCAGGTCTCGAGCTGTCGCCCGCCACGGTACGCAACGTGATGAGCGACCTCGAAGAGATGGGCTTCATCGCAAGCCCGCACACCTCGGCCGGCCGTATTCCGACGGCACTCGGGTACCGCTTCTTCGTCGACTCGCTGCTGACGGTGCAGCCCCTGGAGCAGGCGCAACTGCGCGAACTGAAAGGACAGTTGCAGCCCGACCAGCCTCAACGCCTGATCAGTTCTGCATCGCACCTGCTATCAGAACTGACCCAATTCGCCGGGGTCGTCATTTCGCCGCGTCGCGACCTGATCAAGATCCGCCAGATCGAGTTCATCAGCCTGTCGGAGAACCGCATCCTTCTCATCATCGTCACGACGGCAGGTGACGTGCAGAACCGCATCATCCATACCCGACGCTCGTACTCGCCGTCGGAACTGGTGGAAGCGGCCAACTATCTCACCGAACATTGCGCGGGACTGGGATTCGACGACATTCGCACCCGCATCCAGGCTGAGCTGAAGCAGCTGCGCAGCGACATGAGCGAGCTGATGAACGCGGCGGTCGAAACCGGCAGCGCCGCAGTCCAAGACGACAGCTCCCGATACGTGCTGTCGGGAGAAACCAATCTGCTCGACATCGAGGACCTGTCGTCGAACATGGCACGGCTGCGAGAGCTGTTCAAGCTGTTCGAGCAGAAGACGGGGCTCATCCAGCTCCTCGATCTGTCCAATCGCGCGCAAGGGGTTCAGATCTTCATCGGCGACGAATCGGGGCTGTCGCAGCTCGACGGCTGCAGCGTCGTAACGGCCGGCTACGAGGTCAATGGCCGCATTGTCGGGTCCGTCGGCGTGATCGGACCGACGCGCATGGCTTATGATCGCGTGATACCCATCGTCGACATCACGGCCCGCCTGCTCTCGAACGCGCTGTCGAACGCGAACTGA